The Acidobacteriota bacterium genome contains the following window.
GCCAGCGCCCGGCAGGTCGCGGCCGTCACGTACGGATGGTCCACCGGCGCCACCAGCGCGCCCGCGCACGCCCCCAGCCGGTCCAGGCCCAGCCGCAGCGAGGAGAGCGCGCCCCGCTCCGGCGCCGGGTTGACCACCACCGCAGCGCCGGCCGCGTCCGCCAGTGCCGCGGCCCAGTCGCGGTCCTCGGCGCGCACCACACAGACCACCGGCACGCAGCCGGCTTCGACGACCGCCGCCAGCACCTGCTCGAGGAACGGCCGGCCGCCGGATTCTAACCTGAGCTTGGGGCCGCCCAGGCGCGCCCCGGCTCCGGCGGCCAGGATCACCGCGCCCGTTGTC
Protein-coding sequences here:
- a CDS encoding NTP transferase domain-containing protein, with amino-acid sequence MTDPTTGAVILAAGAGARLGGPKLRLESGGRPFLEQVLAAVVEAGCVPVVCVVRAEDRDWAAALADAAGAAVVVNPAPERGALSSLRLGLDRLGACAGALVAPVDHPYVTAATCRALAAAFAARPDAVVKPVWDGRSGHPVIIPRELFPRIPPEDRAGGLAAVIHASGLREVHLGVEDPGVCRNINFPSDLNESLV